The Gymnogyps californianus isolate 813 chromosome 6, ASM1813914v2, whole genome shotgun sequence genomic interval TCATCCAAAGGCTTGGCCAGCACCCGGATAACTCGGGCCTTGTACGGGAGCAGCTGTAGGACAGAAAGGGCTCTTAGTGAGAGAGCTGGGTGCTGGCTGCCCCCCAGGAGGAGGTTTGGGACCCCCTCGCCCCTCTacatgcaggagcaggcagcaggccGCTGCAGGAGCACTTACCACTGTTGTGGGCAGGCTGGTAAGCGCGTGGGCACAGCGCAGGGCGGCGATGCGGACAGCCTGGAACAGACAGGGGTGAGGGCAGCGGAAGGGGCAGGGGCGgaggagaggggtgggggggtcaGGAAGGAGGGAGTGCACGCACCATGGTAGGGCTGGAGGTGAGGCTGAGGAACTTGGTGACCAGTGTGTCGACGTGCAGGCTCATGATCTGGGGAGCTTCGAGCAGCAGCGGCTGGAGGCAGCTCAGTGTGGAGAGCTGCACCACGCGGTCCGAGCAGGACAAGGCCTCAAGCAGGAGGGAAAGCAGCTGCGGGTGGGGAGGACATAGGAGACGTGAGTAACTCCCAGCCATACACTCTGCACTGCCACAATCCCCCCCACCACCAAGGCTGGCTCTCACCGTGGGCAGCTCTGTCACCAGCACAGGCTTGGGGAGGTGGTTGAGCACATGGGACAGGCCCTTCAGGTAATTGGCCTTTGTATCTGTGGAGAGCAGAGGTGGTTACAGGGAgccaagggaaggaggggacgCCGGCTCAGGTCCCCTGGGTACAGGGTGGCGAGGCCAGGCTGGGGGTGGCCGCTCACCGGGGCCAGCCCCGTGGAAGCCCTGCACCAGCTTGGGGACGTTGTCAGTGAAGAAGCGCTGGCGGAACATGATGCGCACGTCAGCGTGGCAACCCTTGTGCAGCACATCCGGGGACTCGGCCATGAGCAGGGAGAAACCGTCGGCCGCAGCGGGGCCCAGCTCTGCATCTCCCAGCAGGCCCAGCAGCTGTGAGGGAGAGAGCCCTGAGATGGGGCGCCCTGCCGCTGGGGGTTCCCAGCCGGCCGCagggggagcaggcaggctcCTCGGACATCACCCAGCCCCACCGCCGCCTACCTTGTCCGTCAGGCGGGAGCTCAGGGGGTGGTAGCGCAGCACCAGGGCTTTGGTCAcctgtgcaggcagagcagaatGAGCGCCAGGCTGGCCACCCCCAGCTTTCTCCCCCTCCCGCACCCAGGGCGGGCCTtacccagagcagcagggtGAGTGCCTGCGTTCGGCATGGCCCCTCCGCAAGGCCAGGCTCCATCCTGTTCACTGCAAGCTGCAGGATCTCAtccagctgctgccctggggacaCAGAAGGGACAGGCTGAGCCATTCCCCTGCCAGCAGTGGGCAGGGACCCATGGCATCCTGCCCAGCCCCCTTACCTGCTGGGTGCTTGTTCACTAGCCCCGCGAAGCACTTGGCAGCTGTGGTAGCCGTGAAGAGGCAGTTGCAGGAGCAGCTCAGCGCCAGCAGCTCCCGGAGCAGCCGTTCCTGCTGAGGAATTGCCACCTGGAAGAGACACGGAGCGTGTCACAGCCcggggctgcagctgctcccttcTTCTGCCTGTGGAGCTTGCTGTGGACCCAGGCAGGAGGGCACTTggtcagggctgctctccaCCCTGCTCCTCGCCAACTTACATTGCGGGGCAAGGAGCAGACGAAGGCCATGAGGAGNNNNNNNNNNNNNNNNNNNNNNNNNNNNNNNNNNNNNNNNNNNNNNNNNNNNNNNNNNNNNNNNNNNNNNNNNNNNNNNNNNNNNNNNNNNNNNNNNNNNNNNNNNNNNNNNNNNNNNNNNNNNNNNNNNNNNNNNNNNNNNNNNNNNNNNNNNNNNNNNNNNNNNNNNNNNNNNNNNNNNNNNNNNNNNNNNNNNNNNNNNNNNNNNNNNNNNNNNNNNNNNNNNNNNNNNNNNNNNNNNNNNNNNNNNNNNNNNNNNNNNNNNNNNNNNNNNNNNNNNNNNNNNNNNNNNNNNNNNNNNNNNNNNNNNNNNNNNNNNNNNNNNNNNNNNNNNNNNNNNNNNNNNNNNNNNNNNNNNNNNNNNNNNNNNNNNNNNNNNNNNNNNNNNNNNNNNNNNNNNNNNNNNNNNNNNNNNNNNNNNNNNNNNNNNNNNNNNNNNNNNNNNNNNNNNNNNNNNNNNNNNNNNNNNNNNNNNNNNNNNNNNNNNNNNNNNNNNNNNNCCCGGAATCGGACACGCCCGGGGGCCCCACTCTGCAGGTAGAGGCGGTGTGGCCCGTTCCAGTTGCCATAGACTATGTCCACCCGGCCATCGCGGTTGAAGTCAGCCAGCGCCACACCACGTCCGTGCTGGTAAGGGTCATCCAGCCCTGGGGAGCCACAAGGGGATGGGGGGAGACGGgaccccctccctgcctccgtCTCCCCGGGATGCCTCCTGGGGtgtgccccacagcccccagaCAGGTCCTCGCTGCACAGGGCTGCATCCCTGCGCCAATGTATGCCCTGGTGCACCTCAGCCACCCCCGGTGGTCAGCAGGGCGCCAGGTCCCCAGGACTGTCCCTCCACCCTGCACTCAACCAGCCCatgcaggcaggggcaggcagagccagc includes:
- the MMS19 gene encoding MMS19 nucleotide excision repair protein homolog translates to MAFVCSLPRNVAIPQQERLLRELLALSCSCNCLFTATTAAKCFAGLVNKHPAGQQLDEILQLAVNRMEPGLAEGPCRTQALTLLLWVTKALVLRYHPLSSRLTDKLLGLLGDAELGPAAADGFSLLMAESPDVLHKGCHADVRIMFRQRFFTDNVPKLVQGFHGAGPDTKANYLKGLSHVLNHLPKPVLVTELPTLLSLLLEALSCSDRVVQLSTLSCLQPLLLEAPQIMSLHVDTLVTKFLSLTSSPTMAVRIAALRCAHALTSLPTTVLLPYKARVIRVLAKPLDDKKRLVRKEAVAARGEWFLLGSPGR